In a genomic window of Phycodurus eques isolate BA_2022a chromosome 2, UOR_Pequ_1.1, whole genome shotgun sequence:
- the ctr9 gene encoding RNA polymerase-associated protein CTR9 homolog: MSRGSIEIPLRDTDEVIELDFDQLPEGDEVISILKQEHTQLHIWIALALEYYKQGKTEDFVKLLEAARIDGNLDYRDHEKDQMTCLDTLAAYYVQQARKEKNKDAKKELITQATLLYTMADKIIMYDQNHLLGRACFCLLEGDKMDQADAQFQFVLNQSTNNIPALLGKACISFNKKDYRGALAYYKKALRTNPGCPAEVRLGMGHCFVKLNKLEKARLAFGRALELNPKCVGALVGLAVLELNNKEADSIKNGVQLLSRAYTIDPSNPMVLNHLANHFFFKKDYSKVQHLALHAFHNTEVEAMQAESCYQLARSFHVQEDYDQAFQYYYQATQFASSTFVLPFFGLGQMYVYRRDKENAAQCFEKVLKAYPNNYETIKILGSLYATSDDQEKRDIAKGHLKKVTEQYPDDVEAWIELAQILEQTDIQGALSAYGTATRILQEKVQADVPPEILNNLGALHFRLGNLEEAKKYFLASLDRAKAEGEHDEHYYNAISVTTSYNLARLYEAMCEFHEAEKLYKNILREHPNYVDCYLRLGAMARDKGNFYEASDWFKEALQINQDHPDAWSLIGNLHLAKQEWGPGQKKFERILKQSSTQNDTYSMLALGNVWLQTLHQPTRDREKEKRHQDRALAIYKQVLRNDAKNLYAANGIGAVLAHKGYFREARDVFAQVREATADISDVWLNLAHIYVEQKQYISAVQMYENCLKKFYKHQNTEVLLYLARALFKCGKLQECKQMLLKARHVAPNDTVLMFNVALVLQRLATLVLKDEKSNLKAVLSSVKELELAHRYFSYLSKAGDKMRFDLAHAASEARQCSDLLSQAQYHVARARKQDEEEKELRAKQEQERDLLRQQLMKEQEEKKSREAEEQKKLLEQRALYVEKTKNLLTFAEGASKEKRKGGGGRRKKGGDMDEFVNDDSDEDLPVKKKKKRAASGSEQDEDEDGEKKARRKRKKAARGDDNDSDDEDGGTQIKKQRKTKERKRIEKPQLERPPPSLKGKIKSKAIISSSESSDEDGLKIAEDRNQRESGSGSDDDNDGDHRKRIISESDSDAGRNRSGSEAGSPQRSVGSPRRSAGSDDNDGDSGSDRPGKKRRVQRQSDSDRSPQRSAGSDDNDDDSGSDRPGKKRSVQRRSDNESKRSGSDDESRPGSPVVASERESEPGSDNEGSPPRSDNGSEPAGSDNDDDSD; encoded by the exons ATGTCTCGAGGGTCCATCGAAATCCCTCTGCGGGACACAGATGAG GTCATTGAGCTTGACTTCGACCAACTTCCGGAAGGCGACGAGGTCATCAGTATCCTGAAGCAGGAGCACACGCAGCTGCACATATGGATCGCCTTGGCG ttgGAGTATTACAAGCAGGGCAAAACGGAGGACTTTGTCAAACTTCTCGAGGCGGCGCGTATCGACGGGAACCTGGACTACAGAGACCACGAGAAGGATCAGATGACCTGTCTGGACACTCTGGCAGCTTACTACGTGCAGCAGGCGCGCAAAGAGAAGAACAAAGATGCCAAGAAAGAGCTCATCACGCAGGCCACGCTGTTGTACACGATGGCAGACAAGATCATCATGTACGATCAA AACCATTTGCTGGGAAGAGCTTGTTTTTGCCTGCTGGAAGGGGACAAGATGGACCAGGCCGACGCTCAGTTCCAATTTGTCCTCAACCAGTCCACCAATAACATCCCCGCTTTGCTTG GCAAGGCGTGCATCTCCTTCAATAAAAAGGATTACAGAGGAGCGCTGGCGTACTACAAGAAGGCGCTGCGTACGAACCCCGGCTGTCCAG CTGAGGTCAGGCTGGGTATGGGCCACTGCTTTGTCAAGCTCAACAAATTGGAGAAAGCTCGCTTGGCGTTCGGCCGCGCCCTGGAACTCAACCCCAAATGCGTGGGAGCCCTCGTCGGCTTGGCCGTGCTCGAGCTCAACAACAAGGAGGCTGACTCCATCAAGAACGGAGTGCAGCTTCTGTCGCGCGCCTACACCATCGACCCCAGCAACCCCATGGTGCTCAACCACCTCGCCAACCACTTTTTCTTCAAGAAG GACTACAGCAAAGTGCAGCATCTGGCTCTGCATGCTTTCCACAACACGGAAGTGGAGGCCATGCAGGCGGAGAGCTGCTACCAGTTGGCTCGATCTTTTCACGTGCAG GAGGACTATGACCAGGCCTTTCAGTATTACTACCAGGCCACACAGTTTGCCTCGTCCACCTTCGTCTTGCCCTTCTTCGGCCTGGGACAGATGTACGTTTATCGAAGAGACAAAGAGAATGCAGCCCAGTGCTTTGAAAAGGTTTTAAAGGCCTACCCGAACAACTACGAGACCATCAAAATTCTGGGCTCCCTATACGCAACGTCCGACGACCAGGAAAAGCGAGACATTGCCAAG GGTCATCTAAAGAAAGTAACAGAGCAGTACCCGGACGACGTGGAGGCCTGGATCGAGCTGGCCCAGATCCTGGAGCAGACCGACATCCAAGGGGCTCTGTCTGCGTACGGCACGGCCACCCGCATCCTGCAGGAGAAGGTGCAGGCGGATGTGCCCCCAGAGATCCTCAACAACCTGGGGGCGCTTCACTTCCGACTGGGCAACCTAGAAGAAGCCAAG AAATACTTCCTGGCGTCTCTGGATCGGGCCAAAGCCGAGGGCGAGCACGACGAGCACTACTACAACGCCATTTCCGTCACCACCTCCTACAACCTGGCGCGTCTGTACGAGGCCATGTGCGAGTTCCACGAAGCGGAAAAGCTTTACAAAAACATCCTGAGAGAGCATCCCAACTATGTCGACT GCTATTTGCGACTCGGTGCGATGGCGCGTGACAAAGGCAATTTCTACGAAGCTTCTGATTGGTTCAAAGAGGCCCTGCAGATTAATCAG GATCACCCAGACGCCTGGTCCCTCATCGGGAACCTTCACTTGGCCAAACAGGAGTGGGGGCCGGGTCAAAAGAAGTTTGAGCGTATCCTGAAGCAGTCGTCGACGCAGAACGACACCTACTCCATGCTGGCTCTGGGCAACGTGTGGCTGCAGACCCTCCACCAGCCCACCAGAGACAGGGAGAAG GAAAAGAGACATCAGGATCGCGCCTTGGCCATTTACAAACAGGTCCTGCGAAACGATGCCAAGAATCTCTACGCTGCCAATGGAATCG GTGCCGTCCTGGCCCATAAGGGCTACTTCAGAGAGGCCCGGGACGTGTTTGCGCAGGTGAGGGAGGCCACGGCCGACATCAGCGACGTGTGGTTGAATCTGGCTCACATCTACGTGGAGCAGAAGCAGTACATCAGCGCCGTGCAGATG TACGAGAACTGCCTGAAGAAGTTTTACAAGCACCAGAACACGGAGGTGTTGCTCTACTTGGCGCGGGCGCTCTTTAAATGTGGCAAACTTCAGGAGTGCAAGCAGATGCTGCTAAAG GCACGCCACGTGGCGCCCAACGACACAGTGCTGATGTTCAACGTGGCCCTGGTGCTTCAGCGGCTCGCCACTCTGGTGCTCAAGGATGAGAAGAGCAACCTGAAGGCTGTGCTGAGCTCCGTCAAGGAGCTGGAACTCGCTCACAG GTATTTCAGTTACCTGAGCAAAGCTGGAGACAAGATGAGATTTGACCTTGCGCACGCAGCATCCGAAGCCAG GCAGTGCTCCGACCTGCTGAGCCAGGCTCAGTACCACGTGGCGCGGGCCAGAAAGCAGGACGAGGAGGAGAAGGAACTCCGGGCCAAACAAGAACAAGAGCGCGACCTGCTGCGCCAACAGTTGATGAAGGAGCAG gaggagaagaagagccGTGAGGCTGAGGAGCAGAAGAAACTGCTGGAGCAGAGAGCTCTGTATGTGGAGAAGACCAAAAACCTGCTCACCTTCGCAGAGGGCGCCTCaaaggagaagaggaagggAGGTGGAGGACgt CGCAAGAAGGGCGGCGACATGGACGAGTTTGTCAATGACGACTCCGACGAAGATCTGCccgtgaagaagaagaagaagagggcaGCCAGCGGGAGCGAgcaggacgaggacgaggacggcGAGAAGAAGGCCCGCCGGAAGAGGAAGAA AGCGGCGAGAGGCGACGACAACGACAGCGACGACGAGGACGGAGGAACTCAAATCAAGAAGCAGCGCAAAACCAAAGAGCGCAAGAGGATCGAAAAG CCTCAGCTTGAGCGTCCTCCGCCTTCTCTCAAAGGGAAGATCAAGTCGAAGGCAATCATCTCATCCTCCGAGTCTTCAGACGAGGATGGCCTGAAAATAGCAGAGGACAG GAACCAAAGAGAAAGCGGTTCCGGATCCGACGATGACAACGACGGCGACCACAGGAAGCGGATCATATCAGAAAGTGACTCGGACGCCGGGAGGAACCGCTCCGGCAGCGAGGCGGGCAGCCCTCAGCGATCCGTGGGCAGCCCCCGGCGCTCGGCGGGCTCCGACGACAACGATGGCGACTCTGGTAGCGATCGTCcggggaagaagaggagggtgCAGCGGCAGTCCGACTCGGACCGGTCGCCCCAGCGCTCGGCGGGCTCCGACGACAACGATGACGACTCTGGTAGTGACCGTCCGGGGAAGAAGAGGAGCGTGCAGCGGCGGTCCGACAACGAGAGCAAGAGGTCGGGATCGGACGATGAGTCCCGGCCCGGTTCCCCTGTTGTGGCGTCTGAGCGGGAATCGGAACCGGGTTCTGACAACGAGGGCTCTCCACCCCGCTCTGACAACGGATCGGAACCCGCGGGCTCCGACAACGATGATGACAGTGATTAA